In the Diachasmimorpha longicaudata isolate KC_UGA_2023 chromosome 1, iyDiaLong2, whole genome shotgun sequence genome, one interval contains:
- the LOC135165979 gene encoding DDRGK domain-containing protein 1 — MDVAVLVAIAAGLVTLIVLLTLLSRKKLTKNEVPEEAAVRGQPVRRAAGVRNARRRMQDRMHRAPQEEEANDASDEDENVDPADKPEIIEGKMGAKKRAKLEAKAERKQQREALEREREERKKREQQAQEESDKRREKEKLEALAREDEEKKAREEKERIEAEEYLKMKEAFSIEEEGYDVANEEEQKNLLQEFLDYIKSNKVVILEDLAGHFNLKTQSVIERIQDLQVNGRLTGVIDDRGKFIYISQQELESVAKFVKQRGRVSITELAENSNRLINLNCEQTKVIETS, encoded by the exons ATGGATGTGGCTGTGCTCGTGGCTATTGCCGCAGGACTAGTGACTCTAATTGTTCTACTCACTTTATTGTCACGTAAAAAACTAA CTAAGAATGAAGTACCTGAAGAAGCAGCCGTCCGAGGTCAACCGGTGCGTCGAGCTGCTGGTGTTCGTAATGCCCGACGTCGGATGCAAGATAGAATGCATCGAGCCCCACAGGAGGAGGAGGCAAACGATGCATCAGACGAAGATGAGAACGTTGATCCAGCAGATAAGCCAGAAATCATAGAAGGAAAAATGGGTGCGAAGAAAAGGGCGAAGCTTGAGGCCAAAGCTGAAAGGAAACAGCAGCGAGAAGCTTTGGAGAGAGAACGTGAGGAAAGGAAGAAGAGAGAGCAGCAAGCACAGGAGGAATCAGATAAGCGCCGAGAGAAGGAGAAGCTTGAAGCATTGGCCCGAGAAGACGAGGAGAAAAAAGCGAGAGAGGAGAAAGAAAGAATTGAAGCTGAAGAGTATTTAAAAATGAAGGAGGCCTTCAGCATTGAGGAGGAGGGATACGATGTTGCTAATGAGGAGGAGCAGAAAAATCTTCTTCAAGAGTTTCTCGACTACATTAAGTCTAATAAAGTAGTTATTCTGGAGGATCTAGCCGGCCATTTCAATCTGAAAACACAGAGTGTAATAGAGAGAATTCAAGATCTTCAGGTAAATGGTCGACTCACTGGAGTTATTGATGACAGAGGAAAGTTTATTTATATATCTCAGCAGGAGCTTGAGAGTGTAGCCAAATTCGTCAAGCAGAGGGGTAGAGTCAGTATCACTGAACTCGCTGAGAACTCCAAC